Below is a window of Deinococcus multiflagellatus DNA.
AAGCCGGAAAGAGCCGCGCCTCCTGGCCCCCCAGAAAGCGCTGCACATATCGGGTCTGGCCCCGGACCCACAGGCCGCTGGCGACCTCACCCACCGGGGGCGCGGCGGCCAGACAATCGCAAGCATGAGTGGAAACAGACATAGTCGGCCTCAGGGTGTCATGGAAGCTCTGTAAGAATTCTTTCAGAAACTGACCCGGCGCACGGCTGGCGAAGGGGCATGAAGCGTGGTGGGCAGAGGCGGTCTCCCTGAGCATACTGGGGCCGCCACCCCCGCCGCTGCTGTCTTGGGGAAGCCTAAATGGAGCGCGCTGTGGAGGCGCCAGGCGAGGGCTACGGTGGCTCCCGGTGTGCGCGCGGTCTGGGGAGCCCTCGCGCTTATCCCGGTGGGTGGGCCGCGTGCGTGACCGTCGTCTGCCCGCTGTGCAATTGGTCGCGCCCGGCCCCCTTGGCCGCGAAGAGGCGCTGGTCGGCCAAGCGCAGCAGCGCAGTGATCTCGGGGGCTTCGGCCAGGGTGGCGTGCCCCGCGCTGAGGGTCACGCCCAGCCCCGGGGCCAGTTGCAGGGCGCGCACACCGCGCAGCGCGCGTTCCAGCACCGCCCGGGCCTCGCTGGGGCTCAGGTCGGCCAGCACCAGCAGAAACTCCTCGCCCCCCCAGCGCACCACCACGTCACCTGCGCGCAGGTGGGCCCGCAGGGTCTGGGCCACCTGCGCCAGCGCCTCGTCGCCCTGCTCGTGGCCGCGCGTGTCGTTGATGCGCTTGAAATGGTCCAGGTCGCACAGCGCCACGCTCAGGCGCTCGGGGCGCGCCGCCCACTGCTCGGCCAGGGCCAGCAGCTCGCTGTGCCCGGCGCGGCGGTTCAGGCACCCGGTCAGGGGATCGGTGGCCGCCAGGGCCGCGAGGCGCACGCCCCGCGCCCGCTCGCCCGACACCACGCGCCCGTGCACCGTCAGGTACCACGTCAGCGGCAGCACCAGGCCGGTCAGCAGCAGTCCCGGCACATCCGGCGCGCGGCTGAACGTGGCGGCCAGCACCAGCAGCACGTAGGCCGGCCCCACCAATAGCGCGGCGCCGCGCGCGGGCAGCCAGGTGTAGGCAAAGAGCGCCAGCAGCACCATGTGAATCAGCACGCCCGAGGTGATGGGCCGCGCGGTGCGAATCACGCTGGCCAGGTTCAGCACCAGCCACAGCGCCACGGCCCCCACCACCAGCTTTTGCAGGGTGCCCAGCGCCAGGGCGCGCACGCGGGTCAGCACCAGCAGGGTCAGGGCAAACCCCAGGCCCAGGTCGGCCTGCAGGGCGCGCGGCCACTGGTCCGGCTGCGCGTGCAGGTGCAGCGAGGTCGCTGCCTGCATCAGCACTGCCAGAAGCGCCAGCGCCGACATGAAGTCGCGCTGCTGGCGCTCGCTCAGGCTGACCCCGCCGCTGGCCTCACGCTGCATTGCGGCACTGTAAAGCATGGGCCGCCGCGCCCGGACGGGAAACAGGTGAGCGTTTTCCAGACATGCGCCGGCCCACAGGGGGTAGGCTGGGCCCACCCATGCCCCGCCCTGCCTGCGCCCCGCTGCTGAGCCTGCTGCTGCTGTCCTCCTGTGCACCCACCATTCAGACCGGAACCGGCCCAGTGCGGGTGGTGGGCAACGTGGTGGCGGCCGCCTCGCCGCACGTGTCCGGCGACACGCTGAGGGACGCTGACCTCGCCGCCGTTGCGCCGGGCACCTACGTCACCTTCTCCGCCTGCCAGTTGTCCGGGGTACCCATTGAGGACGTCCGGGCCGCCGGGCTGGCTGCGGCGCGCGCTGCCTGCGCCGCTTCCCTGGGGCAACTGTGGGGCGGCGTGACGGTGCTGTCCGTCCTGGCGCTGCCGCTGGTGGCCGTGGTTGTCTGGTTCTTCGTGCAGCTCCTGAAGCTGATGACCTTCAGCGCGTAGCGGGCGCAAGTTCCAGCAGCATGCGGTGGGCCAGCCCCCGCCCGGACGCCAGTTGCCACGCGCGCCGCCCATCGCCCGCCTGCACCGCCGCCATGAAGCGCTCGTCTTGCGCCAGCGTGGTCAGCAGCCAGAAGTCGCCCCAGACCTCCAGGCCCCAGGCGCGGCGCATGGCGCGCGACGCCGCCTCCCACACCGGCTCCGAAAGGTGCTCCAGCGGCGCAATGAAGTGCAGTTCGCCGTCGGTGCCGGGGGTGCGCGCCACCACGCGCTGGTACTCGGCCCGCTCGCGCTGGCCCATGCTTTCCCAGGTCTCGGCGGCGCAGTAGCGGGCCGGCAGCGCGCTGAAGGTGTCGCGGCAGCGCGTGGGGCGGGCGTCGTAGCGGCTGCAGCCGCCCGTGGCGCGGTCCAGAATGGGACAAAAGCCAATGTGCAGGCGGTGGCGGCGCACATATTCGTCCTCGTTCGGGGCGGTGCGGGCGTTGGCCACCGCCGCGCGGGCGTGGGCCTCCACGGCGCGGGCGAGTTCTGCGTCCAGCGTCCCGGCCATGATCCGCGCCTCGGCCAGGCTGACGCGAATGGGCATGGTGCAGCAGGCGGTGCAGCCCGCGCCGCAGTACACCTGACCGCCGCGCTGGGTATAGCCCGACAGCCAGGTGCGGGCCTGCTGCCCGTAGCGCGCGTAGGCCTGCTGCACCGCCGCGGCGACGGGGTCGGGAAAGGAAGCGGAAGAGGTCATGCGGCGCAGGGTAGCGCGGGTATACTACGGCCAACGTGTTCCGACGCCCCAGAACCCCCCAGCCGCCTGGTTCCGCCGAAGCGCGCGCTTCGGTGCCCAGTGAAAGCCCCGATGTCACGCGGGTTATTGCCGATCTGCTGGCCCGCCCCACCCAGGAGGGCATTCTGGAAGGCGCGCTGGCGTACGCCGCGACCCTGATGGGGGGCAGCGTGCAGGGCTTTGCCATCGTGCGCCGGGGCCAGGACCGGGTGGCGGCGGTGCTGGGCTACCCCAAGACGCTGCTGGGGGTGGCCCTGGGCGGGCCCTGGGCCTCCATGCGCCCGCGCGTGCTGACCGACGGCGCCCGCGAACTGTACGAGGGCAGCCCCCCCGAGGCTGCGCCGCTGCTGGACGAGGCCGGCATGAAAGCCGTCACCCTGTCCCTGGTGGTGCCGCTGACCGTGCGCGGGCGCAACCTGGGCGCCCTGGTGCTGGACCGCACCAGCGAGGGCGGCTTGCCCCCCGCAGCCCAGGAGGCGGTGACCAAGTGGGCGGCGGCCGTGGCGCCCCTGATGGGCGTGCTGGAAGGCCGCGAGGAGTGGCGCGCGGCCTCGCGCCAGCTGACCGGCGCCCTGGTGGAAGCCGTGGAAAGCGGCGAGTTCGACGCCCTGGGCCACGCGCAGTCGGTGACTGACCTGAGCCTGAAACTGGGCAGGCTGGTGGGCCTGACCGAACGTGAACAGGAAGAGCTGTGGTACGCCGCTATGCTGCACGACATCGGCAAGATTCACGGCGAGCAGGGCCACGCGCAGGTGGGGGCCAACTTTCTGCACGGCGTGCCGCACCTGGCCGAGGCCATGAAGGCCGTGCGCCACCACCACGAACGCTGGGACGGCCAGGGCGAACCCGACCGGCTGGCCGGCGAGGACATTCCGCTGTACGCCCGTATTCTGGCGGTGGCCAACTCTGCCGTGCGCATGGGCGGGCCGGACCGGGTGAAGGGTCAAGCGGGCAAGGCACTGGACCCCCGGCTGGTGGGCCTGCTGGAGAAGCTGCCACAGTGAAACGCGCCCGGCGCGGGGGGGGCCCTTGACCCTGCGGCCTGCTCCCACTGGCGACGCGCCCCCGTCGCGCTTTCCGGTGCTCGAAGCCCGCTACGGGCCGCTGAGCCCCATGGACTCGGGCATGCAAAGCCGCGTGTACGCCACCGCCGATGGCCAGACGGTGGTCAAGGTCTACCGCAACCACCAGGGCGACCACTGCACCGAGGCCGCCAATATGCGCCGCGCCGGGCTGGGCGCCTGGGTGCTGGACGCCACCGAGGCCGACGGCGTTGAGGTCCTGGTGCTGCGCCGCTTTCCGGGCCGCCCCCTGCGCCGCCCGGACCTGCCCCGCGCCCTGGGGCCCCTGCGCGCGCAGCTGGCGGCCCTGCACCGCGAGCCGGTGGGCACCGTGAACCTGGGCCGGGTGCACGAGCGCCTGCGCCGCTTCCGCAGCGCCCTGGCCGCTTACCCGCTGGGCGACCTGTTCGACGCCGTGGAAATCCCGCTGGAACGCGGCCTGCTGGCGGGCCCGGCGGCCTTCTGCCACCTGGACCTGTGGCACGACAACATCCTGTTTCACCCCGAACAGGGCGAGGTGCTGATCATCGACTGGACCAAAGCGGGCCCCGATGATCCGCTGCGCGACCTCGCGCTGCTGAAAACCGGCACCCTGGACCTGCTGCCCCCCGACGAGAGCCTGCAGGCCGCCCTGTCCTTTCTGCCGGACCACGCGCCCGCCACCCTGACGCGCTACCGCGCCTACCTCGCCATGACCACCCTGCACGACCTGTACTGGTTCCTGATGAACGAGCCCTACGAGTTCGAAGGCCAGCGCGATGCCAAGGTGCCCCGGGCCCGCCACGCCCTGGCCCGGCTGCCCGCATAGCGTGCGTGCCCGGTATGGTGTGGGCATGGTTACGGTTGTTTCCCATCCCCTGGTGCAACACAAGCTGTCGGTCATGCGCGACGTGCGCACCGGCGTCAAGGAATTTCGCGAACTGGCCGGCGAACTGAGCCTGCTGCTGGCCTATGAAGCCATGCGCGACCTCGAACTGGCCCCCGAGCGCCTGAGCACGCCCATCACGGATGCCGACTTTCCCATGCTGAGCGGCAAGAAGCTGGCCCTGGTGGCCATCCTGCGCGCCGGGCTCGTGATGACCGACGCCATTACCCAGCTGGTGCCGGCCGCCAAGGTGGGCCACATTGGCCTGTACCGCGACCCCGAAACGCTGGCGCCCGTGGCCTACTACAACAAGCTGCCCGCCGACATTGCCGAGCGCCGTGTGTTTCTCACCGACCCCATGCTGGCCACCGGCGGCAGTGCCAGCGCCGCCATCGCCTTTCTGAAGGAGGCCGGGGCCACCACCATCAAGCTCATGTGCATCCTGGCCGCCCCCGAAGGCATTGCCGTGATTGAGCGCGACCACCCGGACGTGGAAATCGTGGTGGCGGCGGTGGACAGCCACCTCAACGACCACGGGTACATCGTCCCCGGGCTGGGCGACGCCGGGGACCGGATCTACGGCACAAAGTAAGCTCGGGGCAGGTCAGCACCCTCACGGCCTGCCCCCCACCTTCCGGGTGACGCCCAGCGGCACCTGAGCCGTTACACTTGGGGCCGTTTATGGACGCATTGCAGGCGCTGGCCGCACAGCTGGGAATCGCCGACCTTCGGGGGCGGGGCTTTCTCAGCGTACTGATCACTTTTGTCACGGCCGGGCTGTTTACCTGGTTCTTTATTCCGCGTCTGCGCGCCTTTGCCATGCAGGTGGGCTGGGCCGACCAGCCCAACGAGCGGCGCCTGAACAAGACCCCGCTGCCCAATGCCGGCGGGCTGGCGATCTACGGCGGCTTTCTGGTCAGCATCATCGTGGCCTGGGCGCTGCGGCCCATCGCCGTGGACCTCGTGAACATTCAGGTGCTGGCGATTTTGCTGGGGGCCACGCTGCTGGTGCTGGTGGGCTTTATTGACGACCAATACGGCCTCTCGCCGCTGTCCCGGCTGGTGGTGCAGACCTTGGCGGCCGTGCTGCTGCTGGTCAACGACCTGCGGGTGGACCTGAACGCCATTCCGTTCATGCCGGACCTGCCGGCCCTGATCAACCAGCCGCTCAGCACCCTGGTCACCATTCTGTGGGTGGTGGGCCTGACCAACGCCGTGAACCTGCTGGACGGTGTGGACGGCGTGGTGGGCGGCGTGGCTTTTGTGGCCAGTTTCGTGCTGCTGGCCACCGCCGCCCAGTTTCCGGACCGCGCGGCGGCGGTGGTGCTGCTGGCCGGTCTCTCGGGCGCGGCCCTGGGCTACCTGCGCCACAACTTCAACCCCAGCCGCATCATCATGGGCGACGCGGGCAGCACCCTCTTTGGCTATACCCTGGCTGCCGTGAGCCTGCTGGGCACCCTGAAGGTCAGCGCCGGGGCCAGCCTGCTGGTGCCGCTGATTGTGCTGGCACTGCCCCTGCTGGACACCACGCAGGTGGTCATTGGCCGCCTGGCACGCGGTATCCGCAACCCGCTGCGCCACCCGGACAAGACCCACATCCACCACCGCGTGCTGGCCCGCACCGCCAGCGCCCGGCGCACCGCGGTGATTCTGTGGCTGGTGGCGTTGGCCTGCGGCGCGGCCGGCATGTCCCTGCAGGGCCTGCGCCCCGAGGCCATTGGCGGCACCGTGCTGGCCGCCGCCCTGTGCCTATTTTTCGTGGCCTACCGCCGCATTCGCGCGCAGAACCTGGAAGACGCGCGGGAAGGAAACGCATGAAGCAGATCGTCTTGGCCTTCGGCACCCGCCCCGAAGCCACGAAAATGGCCCCGGTGTACACGGCGGTCCAGGCCCAGAGTGGCCTGCACCCCCAGATTCTCTCGACCGGCCAGCAGCGCCAGATGCTCGACGGCGCCCTGGCGGTCTTCGGGTTGACCCCCGACCGCGACCTAAACGTGATGACCGAGCGCCAGACCCTAGCCGACCTGACCGCCCGCATCGTGCCCCAGGCGGGCCGGGTGCTGCGCGAGATGGGCGCGGATATGGTGCTGGTCCACGGCGACACCACCACCTCGTTCTGCGTGGCGCTGGCGGCCTTTTACGAGGGCATTCCGGTGGGGCACGTGGAAGCGGGCCTGCGCAGCGGCAGCCTGAAAGAACCCTTTCCCGAGGAAGCCAACCGCCGCCTGACCGGGGTGCTGTCCACCCTGGACTTTGCCCCCACCCCCGGCAGCCGCGCCAACCTGCAGCGCGAGGGGAAGGCCGATACGGGCATTTTTGTTACCGGCCAGACCGCCGTGGACGCCGTGCGCGAGGTGGCCGGGCGCGTGCCCCTGCGCCCAGAGTGGCGCGCGCGGGTGCAGGCCGGGCAGCCACTGGTGACCGTCACCATGCACCGCCGCGAGAACCAGCCCATGATGCGCGAGATGGCCCAGGCCCTGGCCCGCGTGGCGCAGGCCCACCCGGACCACCACTTCATCTACCCCGTGCACCTCTCGCCCGCTGTACAGGAGGCGGTGCGCCCGGTGCTGTCCGGCGTGCCCAACTTTGAATTGACCGAGCCCCTGGACTACAGCGACATGGCCCCCCTGATGGCCGCCTCCAAACTGCTGGCCACCGACAGCGGCGGCCTGCAGGAAGAGGGGGCGGCCCTGGGCGTGCCCGTGGCCGTGCTGCGCAACGTCACCGAGCGCCCGGAGGGGCTGGAAGCCGGCGTGCTGACCCTGGCGGGCAACGACCCCGCGCGCCTGGAAGCGGTGCTGAGCGGCCTGCTGGACAGCGAGGCCACCCTGACCGCCATGAAAATGGCCCGCAATCCCTACGGCGACGGCCACGCTGGAGCGCGCATCGCCTCGGCCATCGCGTGGCACTTTGGCCTGCAAGAGCGCCCCGCCGACTGGCGCTGAAACCAAATCCGATTGGACCAAAGGTGCGGACAGTCTCAACATGCTGTACGGCGCTGCTCGTGTGCTTACTCCTCCCCCCTGGCGGGGGAGGTTGGGAGGGGGGCAGCGGGTCCAGCGGCGTCGCAGGGTGAGCGCGGCGTGCGGTGCCACCCTTGCGCCAGCATGAGGCTGTTTTTCTAGGAGACTCACCTCATCCGCTCCAGAATCACCGAGAAGCTCGGCCCTGGGGTCCGCTCTGAGGGATCGGTGCGCTAGAGAGGACCCATCTAAAGGCAGGGCGCCCAGCGCCAGCCTGCGCGGCCCCTGGGCTACACTGGTGCTCCATGCCCGCGTTCGATACGCCCCTGGCCCTCGTCGGTTACGCCCCCCAGGCAGCGCGCGCCCTGCGCGACCTGGGGCTGGTGGCCGTGTCGGTGCCCACCGACGACCCCGCCAGCGTGCTGGAGGCCTGCCGCGCCCTGCGCTTTACCGGCGCGCTGGTGCACGCCAGCCAGCAGGCCAGCACCTTTGAGAAGGTGACCCCCGACAGCGCGGCCCGGCGGGTGGGCCGGGTGGACGCCGTGGCCTTTACCGCCGGCCTGCACGGCACCTTTGCCGAGGCCGACGCCCTGACGGATGTGCTGCACGACAGCGGCTACGCCTCGCGCGGGGCCAGCGCCGTGCTGCTGGGCCAGCACGCGCCAGATCTGGCCCTGGCCTTGCCCCTGGCCCGGCTGGGCTTTACCGAACTGGGCGTGGTGGCCGCCAGCGCCCCGGACGCCGAACGCGCCGCCCGCGACGTCCCCGCCGGGGTGCGCGTCTATCCCCTCAGCCGCCGTGACCCCAGCGTAACGGACCTGGCCGGCCGCGCCGACCTGATCGTGCTGACCGGCGGCGACCTGCCCCACGGGCTCGTGCAGCCCTACCACACGGTGATTGACCTGACCGGCCACGCGAACGTGAGCGGCACAGGCGCCAGCAGCCTGGACCTGCGGCCCCTCCCCCTGCGCCGGCTGGCCCGCCAGCTGGCCCACGCCACCGGGCAGCGCTTTCATCCCCAGGAACTGGAAGGGGCTCTGCACGCGCTGGACTAGGGATGTGGGCCGTGGGTTGTGGGATGTAGGCAAAGCAGAAGCCCCCTCCTGACTACGCGGAGGGGGCGAAAACTTAAAGAGCGTCTACTGGGTGCTTCTGGGGTCCAGCACGTCGCGCAGGCCGTCGCCCAGCAGGTTAAAGCCCAGCACGGTCAGGAAAATCGCCAGCCCCGGGAACACCATGGTCCACGGCGCGTCCAAGTAGAGACGGCGGCTGTCACTAATCATGGTCCCCCATTCCGGCAGGGGCGGCTGCGCGCCAATGCCCAGGAAGCCCAGGGCCGCCACCTCAATGGTGGCCGTAGCAATGCTCAGGGCAGACTGCACAATCAATGGCGAGAGGCTGTTGGGCAACACGTGGCGAAAGATCATGCGGCCCTGGGTGGCGCCCAGGGCGCCCGCCGCCTGCACGAACTCTCGTTCACGCACCGAGAGCACCACCCCGCGCGCCAGCCGCAGATACACCGGCACCTGCACCAGAGAGACGGCGAGCATGGCCGTGACGAGTTGCGGGCTTTTCAGGGCAAAGAGGCGGTCCAGGCCGGCAATCAGCAGCGGTGGATTGTCACTGGAGAAAATACTGGCAAACCCGATGGCCAGCAGAATGCTGGGAAAAGCCAGCATCACGTCCGTGAGGTAGCCCAGCACCGAATCCAGCCAGCCACCAAAATACCCCGCCAGCACGCCCAGTAGCGAACCCAGAATCAAGGCGAGCACGGTGCTGACCACCCCCACCTTTAAGCTGATCTGCGTGCCGTGCAGCACCCGCGTCATGACATCGACGCCGCGATCAGCGGTGCCGAAAGGTGCGGCCCAGAGATTGACCTTGCCGGAGACCGGGTCTTTGTAGATTTCGGCCACTTCTTTGTTCCACAGCGCAGCGACCGAGGGAGGTTTGTTGTTCAGCCGGTAACGATTTTGCTCGGTGAACGGGTCATAGGGTTTGATGACGTTGGCGAACACAGCCAGGAGCACGAACAGGGCCACGATGATCGCGCCGACCTTACCAGGGGTGGAGCGCCGGAAGCGGCGCCAGAAAATGCTCTCTTGCTTGCGTTTGGTGACAGGAACGGTTGCGGTTGTCATGTCTTTACCAGTTCCTTTCAGTTGTACTGAATGCGGGGGTCCAGGGCCGCGTAGCTCAGGTCCACAATCAGGTTGGCGAGGCTGACCACCAGGGCGGCAAAAATCACGCCGCCCTGAATAATGGGATAGTCACGCTGGCTGATGGCGTCGTACACCCACGAGCCGATGCCGGGCCAGGAGAAAATGGTTTCGGTCAGGACCGCGCCGCCCAGCAGCGCGCCTGCTTGCAGGCCAATGACCGTCACCACCGGCAGCAGCGCTGTGCGCAGCGCGTGCTTGAGGGTGACGCTGCGCGGTGGCAGGCCTTTGGCCCGCGCCGTGCGCACGTAATCCTGCCCCAGCACGTCGAGCATAGAGGAGCGGGTAATCCGCGCGATGATCGCCAGCGGAATACTGCCCAGCGCAATGGCCGGCAGAATAAGGTGGCGCAGGGCGTCCCAGGCAGCCGCTGTCTGCCCACGGAGCAGGGCGTCCAGGATGTAGAACCCAGTGATGGGCTGAATATCGTAGTCCGCCCCCAGGCGGCCACTGGGCGGCAGCCAGCCCAGCTTCACGGCAAAGAAGTACGACAGCAGCAGGCCCAGCCAGAACACCGGCATGCTGACGCCCAGCAGGGAAATGGTGGTGGCGAGGTTGTCCCAGATGCTGTTGCGCCGCAGCGCCGCCAGAATGCCGGCGGGCATGCCGATCAGCAGGGCGAAGAGCAGCGCCGCGACGCTCAGCTCGGCGGTGGCAGGAAAGCGGGCCTTCAGGTCATCCAGCACCGGAATATTGCTTTTGATGCCCGCGCCCAAGTCGCCTTGAAGTAGTGCACCCATATACCTGGGGTACTGGGCGTCCAGGGGGTTGGCCGGATTGAAAAACCAGGGCTTGTTCAGCCCCAGCTGCTCTCGCAGGGCCGCCGCCGCTTCGGGCGTGGCGCGTTCGCCCAGCATGGCCACGGCCGGGTCGCCGGGAATAGAGCGCACAAAGACAAACACCACCAAACTGATGCCCAGCATGACCAGCACGGTCCGCAGCAGGCGGCGAATCAGGTAACTGCCCAAAGCAGACCTCCAGACAAACAGGAAAGAAGCGGGAAACCGGACCGCGCCGGGGGAAAGCCAGCGCAGGCAAACAGGAAATCAGTATTGGCGCACAGTGTAGCGGGTCTCACGGCTCTGGCACGCCCTGTCCCACCAGCAAAGACCGCGCCCCAGCAAGGAGGCGCGGCCGTGCAGGCAAGACTTACTTCTTGCCAGAGACGGAAATGGTGTTAAACGCCTCGCTGCCCAGGGGGCTGGGAATCCAGCCCTTGACGTAGGTGCGCGCGGCGGCCAGCGGGTTGGAGTGCACCATGGGAATACGGTACGCGGCGTTGTAGGTCAGCTCGTGCAGCTGCTGGTATACCTTGGCCTTGGCGGCCTGGGTGGCAGCGGCGCGGCCCTGCTGCAGCAGCGTCTCGACGCCCGGGGGGTTCCAGTTGATGTCGTCGCTGGCGTTGGCGCCGTAGTACGCCCCGTAGAAGTTGTCCGGGTCGCCGTAGTCGCCGGTCCAGCCGATCATGTACATGTCGAAGCCGGGTTCCTTGTTGCGGTCTTCCAGGTACTTGGCCCAGTCCTCGGTCTTCAGGTTCACCTTGATGCCAATGGCGCTCAGGTCAGCGGCAATCGCTTCGGCAATCGGCTTGGGCGTGGGGAAGTACGGGCGGCTCACCGGCATGTACCACAGGTCCAGGGTAAAGCCGTTGGGGTAGCCGGCGTCGGCCAACATCTTCTTGGCGGCCTGCGGATCAAACTTGTAGTCGGCGGGCACCTTGGGGCTGTTGGCCCAGCTCATCACGGGCGGCAGGAAGCTGGCGTTGCTGACCCCCAGGCCGTTCCAGAAGGCGTCCACGATTTCCTTCTTGTTGATCGCCATGGAGATGGCCTGGCGCACCTTGTCGTTTTTCAGGTACTGGTTGCGGTTGTTCAGCGACACGAAGCCCACGTTGAAGCTGGGGCGCTTGACCGCCACGAGGTTCTTGTCGGCCTGCACGCTCTTGAGGCTGTCGGGGGTGAGGTCGTTGGCGAAATCAATCGTGCCGGCCTTGAGCTCGTTCAGGCGCTGCGACGCGTCCTTGATGGAGCGGATGACCAGCTGGTCCACCTTGGCCTTTTCCCCCCAGTACAGCTTGTTGGGCAGCAGGGTCACGCGGTCCCCGGTGCGCCAGCTCTGGAAGATGAAGGGCCCCGTGCCCACGGGCTTGCTGGCGGGCGTGCCGTACTTGGCGCCCTCTTTCTTGATGGCTGTGGGGCTGGCAATGCCGAAGTACCCGGCGGCCAGCACGTTGGGCAGCACGCTGGAGGGCTTGTTCAGGTCCACGCGCACGGTGGAGTCGTTCACCTTGACGATGTTCTTGATGACGGCCGTGGCGTCGCCCTTGTAGCCGCCGAGCAGCTCACCCATGATCTCGAAGGTGCGGCCCTGGTCACGGAA
It encodes the following:
- a CDS encoding ABC transporter substrate-binding protein; amino-acid sequence: MKKLLLTALLSTLSGASAATLVFGGNGEPVSLESGNITDGISILVQRQIYDTLIDFKDGTTDLVPGLATKWTPNANNTSWTFTLRKGVRFHDGTPFNADAVVFNLGRWWDKAHPYGFRDQGRTFEIMGELLGGYKGDATAVIKNIVKVNDSTVRVDLNKPSSVLPNVLAAGYFGIASPTAIKKEGAKYGTPASKPVGTGPFIFQSWRTGDRVTLLPNKLYWGEKAKVDQLVIRSIKDASQRLNELKAGTIDFANDLTPDSLKSVQADKNLVAVKRPSFNVGFVSLNNRNQYLKNDKVRQAISMAINKKEIVDAFWNGLGVSNASFLPPVMSWANSPKVPADYKFDPQAAKKMLADAGYPNGFTLDLWYMPVSRPYFPTPKPIAEAIAADLSAIGIKVNLKTEDWAKYLEDRNKEPGFDMYMIGWTGDYGDPDNFYGAYYGANASDDINWNPPGVETLLQQGRAAATQAAKAKVYQQLHELTYNAAYRIPMVHSNPLAAARTYVKGWIPSPLGSEAFNTISVSGKK